In Nymphaea colorata isolate Beijing-Zhang1983 chromosome 5, ASM883128v2, whole genome shotgun sequence, one genomic interval encodes:
- the LOC116255103 gene encoding sucrose-phosphatase 2-like: MDILSGPARVMLVSDLDHTMVDHHDPDNLSLLRFNALWEAHYRHNSMLVFSTGRSPTLYKKLRKEKPMLSPDITITSVGTEITYGQAMLSDDGWEHVLNKKWDRKIVTEEASALSYLKFQSPTEQRPHKVSFYVEKEHAQEAITTLSDKLKDRGLDVKIIYSGGIDLDILPQGAGKGQALAYLLKKFNSEGKPPASTLVCGDSGNDADLFSVPDVYGVMVSNAQEELLLWHAENAKNNPKVIHATERCASGIIQALGHFKLGPAISPRDISDYSQCKTESFTPGHAVVKFYCLYERWCRADTENQEMLLQEIKSTLSPDGAIVHPWGAEQFFCKALEALGKSYGYKQEKQFRVWIDRVSTAQIHSDTWLVKFHKWELSGEEQRGCIASAVLQSKGGASDSFMWLHLHQTWLDGIENTDGSGWIF; encoded by the exons ATGGATATATTAAGTGGCCCTGCTCGTGTTATGTTAGTTTCTGATCTTGATCATACGATG GTTGATCATCATGACCCAGACAATTTATCATTGCTTAGATTTAATGCCTTATGGGAAGCACATTACAGGCATAACTCAATGTTGGTTTTCTCTACCGGAAGATCACCTACACTTTACAAGAAATTGAGGAAGGAAAAGCCAATGCTTTCTCCTGATATAACTATCACGTCTGTGGGGACTGAAATAACGTATGGTCAAGCTATGCTGTCAGATGATGGTTGGGAACATGTTCTGAACAAAAAGTGGGATAGAAAGATAGTTACTGAGGAAGCATCTGCACTTTCATATCTCAAGTTCCAG TCGCCAACTGAGCAACGACCTCACAAAGTCAGTTTCTACGTGGAAAAGGAGCATGCCCAGGAAGCAATTACCACACTTTCAGACAAGCTAAAGGATCGCGGG TTAGATGTGAAAATCATTTACAGTGGTGGCATTGATCTGGACATCTTACCCCAAGGTGCTGGAAAAGGGCAAGCTTTGGCATATTTGCTCAAAAAATTCAATTCTGAAGGCAAGCCTCCTGCAAGTACTCTTGTATGTGGTGATTCTGGAAATGATGCAGATTTATTCAGTGTACCCGATGTTTATGGTGTGATG GTTAGTAATGCTCAAGAAGAACTTCTCCTGTGGCATGCAGAAAATGCCAAGAACAACCCTAAAGTAATTCATGCTACTGAGAGATGTGCATCAGGAATTATTCAAGCTCTTGGTCATTTTAAGTTAGGACCCGCTATCTCTCCAAGAGATATATCTGACTACTCTCAGTGCAAGACCGAAAGTTTCACTCCTGGGCATGCAGTGGTAAAGTTTTATTGCTTGTATGAAAGATGGTGCCGTGCTGACACTGAAAATCAAGAGATGCTTCTGCAGGAGATAAAAAGTACCTTG TCCCCTGATGGAGCCATTGTCCACCCATGGGGTgctgaacaatttttttgtaaagcaTTGGAGGCATTGGGGAAGTCCTACGGTTACAAGCAGGAAAAGCAGTTTCGAGTGTGGATTGATAGGGTTTCAACTGCACAAATTCACTCTGATACATGGCTTGTGAAGTTTCATAAGTGGGAGTTGTCCG GGGAAGAGCA
- the LOC116253968 gene encoding uncharacterized protein LOC116253968 yields the protein MPSFDSSYSSSPKVSDRRWWWMTNRKVAEKNMKEARLMLRSPDQAQRQAALALLDDAIAVCPRWDAPLHLKATALLSLRRYRDVAELFRDDIPSAGARDDSASSSCSSLSSDSLSRESLNLLPAPPENSAAEALTRCFSVSDIKNRLLPGMSPGRRNAGRRQHWRYIILGQALSHLGLLEDALLLLQAGKRLASAASRRDSGLFSDDVFSAGSGDAEELESVGQLLANVKFLLRRRAAALAALDAGLPAEAVRHFSKIIDGSRRAVPQAFLAECYMHRAAAYQAAGRISESIADCNRTLALDPTCVGALSTRASLLQSVGCFTECLQDLEHLKLLYDSILRDRRLPGRPWRLGGRAHFASGDVFSNSKSIAGKIAEMNLIVVAGSLPPVDYYALLGLRRGCPRSELECTHRLLCLRHRPDRATGFIERCEFADERDADGVRDQARMSAMLLYRLLQKAYAHVMATIMEEEAAERQQQKAAAAASGDATVRTSDRGSNGSNQEMMNCSSRANVKEELVEKAAVPTVAIFPGGFCREIAGVGSLLSPGFAHPAHHLHEALSC from the exons ATGCCTTCCTTCGATTCTTCATATTCTTCTTCCCCGAAGGTCTCTGACCGGCGCTGGTGGTGGATGACCAATCGGAAG GTGGCGGAGAAGAACATGAAGGAGGCGAGGTTGATGTTGAGGAGCCCAGATCAGGCGCAGAGACAGGCGGCGCTGGCCCTACTGGACGACGCCATTGCTGTCTGTCCCCGCTGGGACGCGCCGCTTCACCTCAAGGCTACTGCGCTCCTCAGTCTCCGCCGTTACCGAGACGTCGCCGAGCTCTTTCGAGACGACATTCCTTCCGCCGGAGCCCGCGACGACTCGGCTTCGTCTTCGTGCTCTTCACTTTCCTCTGATTCTCTCTCGCGGGAGAGCCTCAACCTCCTACCTGCTCCGCCGGAGAATTCCGCAGCCGAGGCCCTCACTCGATGCTTCTCCGTCTCCGACATCAAGAACCGTCTTTTACCAGGAATGTCGCCCGGTAGGCGCAACGCCGGCCGTCGCCAGCATTGGCGGTACATCATCCTCGGCCAGGCGCTTTCCCATCTCGGGCTTCTGGAGGACGCCCTGCTCCTCCTTCAGGCCGGAAAGCGCCTTGCTTCCGCGGCCTCCCGTCGGGATAGCGGCCTCTTCTCCGATGACGTCTTCTCCGCCGGGTCCGGTGACGCCGAGGAGCTTGAAAGCGTCGGGCAACTGCTCGCGAACGTGAAGTTCCTGCTCCGCCGCCGTGCGGCGGCGCTGGCAGCGCTCGATGCCGGGCTACCGGCGGAGGCCGTCCGGCATTTCTCGAAGATTATCGACGGGTCACGCCGGGCTGTCCCGCAGGCGTTCCTAGCCGAGTGCTACATGCATCGGGCAGCCGCCTATCAGGCCGCTGGCCGGATTTCGGAATCGATCGCTGATTGCAATCGGACGCTTGCGCTCGATCCTACGTGCGTGGGCGCGCTCTCCACCCGAGCGTCGCTCCTCCAGAGCGTCGGCTGCTTCACAGAGTGCCTGCAGGACCTCGAGCACCTCAAGCTCCTTTACGACTCCATCCTCCGTGACCGGCGGCTTCCCGGCCGTCCGTGGCGATTAGGCGGCCGAGCCCACTTTGCTTCAGGAGACGTTTTCTCGAACTCGAAGTCCATCGCCGGAAAAATCGCCGAGATGAACCTGATCGTGGTCGCTGGCTCCTTGCCGCCCGTCGACTACTATGCCCTGCTAGGGCTAAGGCGCGGCTGCCCCCGGTCGGAGCTCGAGTGCACCCACAGGCTACTCTGTCTCCGTCACCGACCGGACCGGGCTACCGGGTTCATCGAGCGCTGCGAGTTCGCCGATGAGCGCGACGCCGATGGTGTGAGGGACCAGGCGAGGATGTCTGCCATGCTGCTCTATAGGCTGCTTCAGAAGGCCTACGCCCACGTCATGGCAACCATCATGGAGGAGGAAGCTGCCGAGAGGCAGCAACAGAAGGCTGCAGCCGCCGCCTCTGGAGACGCGACGGTCAGAACTTCAGATAGAGGGTCGAATGGTAGCAATCAGGAAATGATGAATTGTTCGTCGAGGGCCAATGTGAAGGAAGAACTGGTGGAGAAGGCTGCAGTGCCAACAGTGGCAATTTTTCCGGGAGGGTTTTGCCGCGAAATCGCCGGCGTGGGCAGCTTGCTCTCGCCGGGTTTCGCGCATCCGGCGCACCATCTTCATGAAGCTTTGAGCTGTTGA